A genome region from Bradyrhizobium commune includes the following:
- a CDS encoding FkbM family methyltransferase — protein sequence MPIAGQKLAFVLAASNHGTMIVNRFDYCMVGPDRGYGVGFQILEKAAFDPTEVKIALELLELRRRHHGDGVIAIDCGANIGVHTIEWASVMTGWGSVIAIEAQERIYYALAGNIAINNCFNAMAVHAAVSSESGTMQIPNPNYFAPSSFGSLELRPRPGNEFIGQSISYTENTVQIRKMTLDELNLPRVDFIKIDIEGMELEALSGARKTIKKHRPILLIEKIKTDDRKLAHWLEDHGYQSMVLGINVLAVHQSDAGWKEISAPQDAGQPHAA from the coding sequence ATGCCGATCGCGGGGCAAAAGCTGGCCTTTGTCCTGGCCGCGTCCAACCACGGAACGATGATCGTCAATCGCTTCGACTATTGCATGGTCGGTCCTGACCGCGGCTATGGCGTCGGGTTTCAGATCCTCGAAAAGGCCGCGTTCGATCCGACCGAAGTCAAGATCGCGCTCGAACTGCTGGAGTTGCGGCGGCGGCACCACGGCGACGGCGTGATCGCGATCGACTGTGGCGCCAATATCGGTGTGCACACGATCGAATGGGCATCAGTGATGACGGGCTGGGGTTCGGTGATCGCGATCGAGGCCCAGGAACGGATCTACTATGCGCTCGCCGGCAACATCGCCATCAACAACTGCTTCAATGCGATGGCGGTGCATGCGGCGGTGTCCTCCGAATCCGGCACCATGCAAATTCCAAATCCGAATTATTTTGCGCCGTCGAGCTTCGGCAGCCTGGAACTGCGGCCGCGCCCGGGCAACGAATTCATCGGCCAATCGATCAGCTACACGGAAAACACCGTCCAGATCCGGAAAATGACCCTGGACGAGCTCAATCTGCCGCGCGTCGATTTCATCAAGATCGACATCGAGGGCATGGAGCTCGAGGCCCTCAGCGGCGCGCGAAAGACGATCAAGAAACACCGCCCGATCCTGTTGATCGAAAAGATCAAGACCGATGACAGGAAGCTTGCGCATTGGCTCGAGGACCATGGCTATCAGTCCATGGTGCTCGGCATCAACGTCCTCGCCGTCCATCAGAGCGATGCGGGCTGGAAGGAGATCAGCGCACCGCAGGATGCCGGCCAGCCGCACGCGGCGTGA
- the pdxY gene encoding pyridoxal kinase, with protein MLVISIQSQVVHGHVGNSAAVPAIQAAGVNVAAVPTTLLSNHPRYPSMRGRVLDAELVADLLTGVEERGLIDEATVLVTGYLGSPGNAGVVADFVERARSRNAKLVYLCDPVIGDDGRVYVADGILDVVRHRLLPAASMITPNQFELELLSGVTVVDPDALRSAAAAIAGQRRIDIVATGCTLADTPEGQVETVLCADGRLSRFATPLLPIRPYGTGDLLAGLIAAHLAKGTATEAAVRLAVETIFAVLVRTQEAAASEMRLVPLPTPNS; from the coding sequence ATGCTCGTCATCTCCATTCAAAGCCAGGTGGTCCACGGCCATGTCGGCAACAGCGCGGCCGTTCCTGCCATCCAGGCGGCGGGCGTGAACGTCGCCGCAGTGCCGACAACGCTGCTGTCCAACCATCCGCGCTATCCCAGCATGCGCGGACGCGTGCTCGATGCCGAACTCGTCGCCGATCTCTTGACGGGCGTCGAGGAGCGCGGTCTCATCGATGAGGCCACAGTCCTCGTCACTGGCTATCTCGGTTCGCCCGGCAACGCCGGCGTCGTCGCCGATTTCGTCGAGCGGGCGCGCTCGCGGAACGCGAAGCTCGTCTATCTCTGCGATCCCGTGATCGGGGACGACGGCCGGGTCTATGTCGCTGACGGCATTCTGGACGTGGTGCGGCATCGCCTGCTGCCGGCCGCGAGCATGATCACGCCGAACCAGTTCGAGCTCGAGCTGCTCTCCGGCGTGACTGTCGTGGATCCCGACGCCTTGCGCTCCGCCGCCGCTGCGATTGCGGGGCAGCGCCGTATCGATATCGTTGCGACCGGCTGCACCCTTGCGGACACGCCGGAGGGACAGGTGGAGACGGTCTTGTGCGCCGACGGGCGATTGTCGCGCTTTGCGACGCCGCTTCTCCCGATCCGTCCCTATGGCACCGGCGATCTCCTGGCCGGCCTGATCGCGGCGCATCTGGCCAAGGGAACGGCGACCGAAGCGGCCGTGCGCCTTGCGGTCGAGACCATCTTTGCCGTGCTGGTTCGCACGCAGGAGGCGGCGGCGAGCGAGATGCGGCTTGTGCCGCTGCCGACGCCTAACTCCTAA
- a CDS encoding VOC family protein, whose translation MTVLLNVDVPDVEAATRFYGAAFGLTVGRRFGTDVVELLGWPAPVYLLTKQAGTLGAGNDPRRYDRHWTPLHLDVVVDDVDAAVERALRAGAVLEAPARDAPYGRIAMLADPFGHGFCLLAFSREGYDALVR comes from the coding sequence ATGACAGTCCTGCTCAACGTCGATGTCCCCGACGTGGAGGCGGCCACGCGCTTCTATGGCGCAGCCTTCGGGCTCACGGTCGGCCGCCGCTTCGGCACCGACGTCGTCGAGCTGCTGGGTTGGCCGGCGCCGGTCTATCTCCTGACCAAGCAGGCCGGCACATTAGGTGCCGGCAACGATCCCCGCCGCTACGACCGCCACTGGACGCCGCTGCATCTCGACGTCGTCGTCGACGATGTCGATGCCGCCGTCGAACGCGCGCTTCGCGCCGGCGCGGTGCTGGAAGCGCCGGCGCGCGATGCGCCTTATGGCCGGATCGCGATGCTGGCCGATCCGTTCGGGCACGGGTTTTGTCTGCTGGCATTCAGCCGGGAGGGGTATGACGCACTGGTCCGATAA
- a CDS encoding DMT family transporter: protein MDQRTSGADALTQKHDAAPALLGVVCGLSAALFWALGFAGTRHGLKVGFTPVDLLVHRYVWSGIAFLPLVLRAGVSDLCGIGWGRGLALMVLGGPVMSLISYTGFLFVPLGHGSVIQPSSATLGGLLLAAVFLKEHISLSRFAGALVIVGGLCVIGVESIGHIGADGVQGDLIFVLTGFMFAGFGALLRHWRVSAVSAALVINVLSLLLMPIYFATGGLARIAAIGLSENAIQALAQGVLAGPAALYLFAVSVQRLGVARAAVFPAIVPALTLLTAWLLLGEQPTGLQAAGLVTVLCGFYLAQRQR from the coding sequence ATGGATCAGCGAACGAGCGGCGCTGACGCTCTCACTCAAAAGCACGATGCTGCGCCGGCGCTCCTTGGCGTCGTCTGCGGCCTGTCGGCTGCGCTGTTCTGGGCGCTGGGCTTTGCCGGCACGCGGCACGGGCTGAAGGTCGGCTTCACGCCGGTCGATCTGCTCGTGCATCGCTATGTCTGGTCCGGCATCGCCTTCCTGCCGCTGGTGCTGCGCGCCGGTGTCTCGGATCTCTGCGGCATCGGCTGGGGCAGGGGCCTTGCGCTGATGGTGCTCGGCGGCCCCGTGATGTCGCTGATCTCCTACACCGGTTTCCTGTTCGTGCCGCTCGGCCACGGCAGCGTGATCCAGCCGTCCTCTGCGACGCTCGGCGGCCTGCTGCTTGCGGCGGTGTTCCTCAAAGAGCACATCTCGCTCTCGCGGTTCGCCGGCGCGCTCGTCATCGTCGGCGGGCTTTGCGTCATCGGCGTGGAATCAATTGGCCATATCGGGGCCGACGGTGTGCAGGGCGACCTGATCTTCGTCCTCACCGGCTTCATGTTCGCAGGCTTCGGCGCGCTGCTGCGCCACTGGCGCGTCTCCGCCGTGTCGGCCGCGCTCGTCATCAACGTGCTGTCGCTGCTGCTGATGCCGATCTATTTCGCAACCGGCGGCCTGGCGCGCATCGCGGCGATCGGCCTTAGCGAGAACGCGATCCAGGCACTGGCGCAGGGCGTGCTCGCGGGCCCCGCCGCGCTCTATCTCTTCGCTGTCTCGGTGCAGCGCCTCGGCGTTGCGCGCGCGGCCGTATTCCCCGCGATCGTGCCGGCGCTGACGCTGCTTACTGCCTGGCTGCTGCTCGGCGAGCAGCCGACGGGATTGCAGGCCGCGGGCCTCGTGACGGTGCTGTGCGGGTTCTATCTGGCGCAGCGGCAGCGCTAG